In the genome of Massilia sp. W12, the window CCCTTCCATTTGCATGACTATATTTATTATGTGCAGGATTTCATCCGCCATCTGGGGCCGGATCTGCATGTGATTTCTGTGTGTCAGCCGACCGTGCCGGTGTTGGCCGCGATTTCCCTGATGGCCAGCGCGCGCGACAAAAAACTGCCGAAAACCATGACCATGATGGGCGGCCCGATTGACCCGCGTCAATCGCCGACCAAGGTGAATGATCTGGCGGTGGAAAAGAAATTTTCCTGGTTTGAAAACACCGTGATTTACAGCGTGCCGGCCGGCTACCCCGGTTTCGGGCGCAAGGTCTACCCCGGCTTTTTACAGCACGCCGGCTTCATCGCCATGAACCCGGGACGGCATGCGCAAAGCCATCGCGAGTTTTACCAGCATCTGGTGGCGGGCGACGGCGAATCAGCGGAAGCGCACCGCACTTTCTATGATGAATACAATGCGGTGCTGGACATGCCTGCCGAGTACTATCTGGAAACCATCAAAATCGTATTCCAGGAATTCCGCCTGCCGAATGGCACATGGGAAGTGGAAGGAAAATTGGTGCGTCCCCAGGACATCAAGACGGTGGCGCTGTTGACGGTGGAAGGCGAGCTGGACGACATTTCCGGCCCCGGCCAAACCCAGGCTGCGCACAAGCTGTGCAGCAATATCCCGGCTTCGCGCAAAGAAGATTTTGTCGCGCCGCAATGCGGCCATTACGGCATTTTCTCAGGCCGGCGCTGGCGTGAAATTGTTTGTCCGCGCATTTCGGCGTTTATCAAAAAGCATAGCTGAGGATGCCTGCTGCGCGGACTGGGAGGCAGGTCGTGCAGCAGATCAGACAGCTTCACACTGCGCAAAGCAGCGCTGGCAGGAACTCCCCTTTTTTGATCTGCTCTGAATATTCGGGCAGCATTGTGCATTGCTGCCAACAGTTTAAACATCAATCATACAACACACTGTTACAATACAAGCCTTAATCGACTCTGGCTACATATTCCCAACCTGCTCACCACGTTTGACAAGCCATGGATTACGCCACATTGAGCGCCTTGCGCGCACAGCATCCTGCCTGGCGTTTGCTCTGCTCACCGCATGCGCCCCTGATCGCCAGTTTTTTGCAAAGCATTTTTGTCGTCCCGAATGTGCGCGGCATGGCTGCAGCGGATGTGGCGGAAGCGCTCGAAGATGTACTATTCGCATTGCGTGAACAAGGCCATGATTTTCCCAAAGACGCATTGGAATATTTGAACGAGTGGGCAGCAGCGGACAAAGCCTGGTTGCGCAAATATTACAAAAGCGGTGTGGATGAAGCACAATTCGACCTTACCCCCGCCACTGAAAAAGCCTTGAGCTGGTTAGTGCAACTCAGCGAACGTCAATTCGTCGGGGCAGAGTCACGCTTACTGACGCTGTTTGATTTGCTCAAGCAAATGAGTGAAGGCAGTGAAACCGATCCGCAAATAAGGCTGCAAGAACTGGAAAAAAAGCGCGCCGCGCTGGATCTTGAAATAGCCCGCGTGCAATCTGGCGCACTCGATGTTTTGGATGATACGTCCTTGCGTGATCGCTTCCAGCAATTTCAGCAAGGCGCGCGCGAACTCTTGAGTGATTTTCGTGAAGTTGAACACAATTTTCGCCAGCTGGACCGGCGTGTGCGTGAAAAAATCGCCCTTTGGGAAGGCAGTAAAGGAGCACTGCTGGAACAAATCATGGGCGAACGCGACGCCATCAGCGATTCAGATCAAGGCAAAAACTTCCGCGCTTTCTGGGATTTTCTATTGTCCAGCAAACGCCAGGAAGAAATGGGGGAAATGCTGGAGAAAGTCTTGCACTTACCGGCTGTGCAAGCCTTGACACCAGATGAGCGCATGCAGCGCGTCCATTACGATTGGTTGGAAGCAGGCGAACATACGCAACGCACTGTCGCCACCTTATCGCAACAATTGCGGCGCTTCCTGGATGACAGAGTATGGCTGGAAAACCGCCGCATTATGGATCTTTTACACAAT includes:
- a CDS encoding DUF3375 domain-containing protein gives rise to the protein MDYATLSALRAQHPAWRLLCSPHAPLIASFLQSIFVVPNVRGMAAADVAEALEDVLFALREQGHDFPKDALEYLNEWAAADKAWLRKYYKSGVDEAQFDLTPATEKALSWLVQLSERQFVGAESRLLTLFDLLKQMSEGSETDPQIRLQELEKKRAALDLEIARVQSGALDVLDDTSLRDRFQQFQQGARELLSDFREVEHNFRQLDRRVREKIALWEGSKGALLEQIMGERDAISDSDQGKNFRAFWDFLLSSKRQEEMGEMLEKVLHLPAVQALTPDERMQRVHYDWLEAGEHTQRTVATLSQQLRRFLDDRVWLENRRIMDLLHNIESKALALRSITPSGEIMAINCPGAEIELPLERPLFQVTPKIVLAALEMRAGEEDLDPSLLYQQNMIDKGYLLQHIQRALQAQRQISLQELILSQPLRHGLAELICYLQLGEELFHCSTDESVTETISWQGKHADGTSMMRQARLPRLIFHA
- the phaZ gene encoding polyhydroxyalkanoate depolymerase, encoding MLYQLHEMQRSFLTPLVHWAEASANLFSNPISPFAHAPFAQRIAAGYELMYRLGKDYEKPEFGIRETEVNGKTVRIEEYAAVEKPFCKLLHFKKKLPQKELEALQQPTILLVAPLSGHHSTLLRDTVRALLCEHDVYITDWVDARMVSIEEGPFHLHDYIYYVQDFIRHLGPDLHVISVCQPTVPVLAAISLMASARDKKLPKTMTMMGGPIDPRQSPTKVNDLAVEKKFSWFENTVIYSVPAGYPGFGRKVYPGFLQHAGFIAMNPGRHAQSHREFYQHLVAGDGESAEAHRTFYDEYNAVLDMPAEYYLETIKIVFQEFRLPNGTWEVEGKLVRPQDIKTVALLTVEGELDDISGPGQTQAAHKLCSNIPASRKEDFVAPQCGHYGIFSGRRWREIVCPRISAFIKKHS